The following coding sequences lie in one Cannabis sativa cultivar Pink pepper isolate KNU-18-1 chromosome 5, ASM2916894v1, whole genome shotgun sequence genomic window:
- the LOC115717252 gene encoding uncharacterized protein LOC115717252, with translation MYLKKAMWSEGISAAEKDSTESESDPPSTEVKDLVNVLTQQRVYREVTLALRSGLRDARAEFSFLRVRGLTRLLKFLRSVAQSDLTINLFSQTQSISELQVVPVLFQHSLNESEDEIVSTLDHIFDVEPMKITSPSTDSEVSLALRVLEGCCLLHKDSTTLAHHYKAIQVLMTILSTRGVLEQGACLDALISIMLESSANQMDFEACNGIEEVAELIIDKQVDENLRLKCGEFLLLLIGHVNGRGRPPLASIQEDIRRLLGENSASLIWAASQFGSTLDPEQRLTALHIQARRVLESLDLY, from the exons atgtacCTGAAGAAGGCTATGTGGAGTGAGGGAATATCAGCAGCGGAGAAAGATTCGACGGAGTCGGAGTCTGACCCACCGTCGACGGAGGTGAAAGACCTCGTCAATGTCTTGACCCAACAGAGAGTTTACAGGGAAGTCACCCTCGCTCTCCGTAGCGGTCTCAGGGACGCCCGAGCTGAGTTCTCTTTCCTCCGAGTCCGCGGTCTCACAAGGCTCCTCAAGTTTCTCCGATCTGTGGCTCAATCCGATCTCACCATCAATCTTTTCTCCCAGACTCAATCCATCTCCGAGCTTCAAG TGGTTCCGGTCCTCTTTCAACATTCATTGAATGAGTCTGAAGATGAGATTGTATCAACTTTGGATCATATTTTTGATGTGGAACCCATGAAGATCACTAGTCCTTCTACCGATTCTGAAGTTTCACTTGCTCTTCGTGTTTTGGAAGGTTGCTGTCTTCTCCATAAAGATAGTACTACGTTAGCTCATCATTACAAGGCAATTCAG GTATTGATGACCATATTATCAACTAGAGGAGTGCTTGAACAGGGTGCTTGTTTAGATGCTTTGATCTCCATTATGCTGGAATCATCAGCTAATCAAATG GATTTTGAAGCATGTAATGGGATTGAGGAAGTTGCAGAGCTTATAATAGACAAACAAGTAGATGAAAATCTCAG GTTGAAATGTGGAGAATTTTTGTTGCTGCTCATTGGGCATGTAAACGGACGAGGGAGGCCTCCATTGGCATCCATACAAGAAGACATTAGGCGGCTTCTGGGCGAGAACTCTGCCTCCTTGATATGGGCAGCCAGTCAATTTGGCTCTACTCTTGATCCAGAACAGAGATTGACTGCACTGCATATCCAAGCTCGAAGAGTGCTCGAATCCTTAGACCTGTACTGA
- the LOC115715584 gene encoding LOW QUALITY PROTEIN: pentatricopeptide repeat-containing protein At2g13600 (The sequence of the model RefSeq protein was modified relative to this genomic sequence to represent the inferred CDS: deleted 1 base in 1 codon), with protein MSAHPLELLSTHSPPPPSFPRYGSTTTTHSHNLTTLSFPRPDQPISISYSFDQPLNSTSYASLLDSCKCPYLGKQIHSHSVKNGFLGHEFVETKLLQMYGRCGCLEQAYVLFDKMPQRNLNAWTALLGVNVDLGFFREALSLLLEFQFEDMGLDFFVFPVLFKISIGLGALELGKQLHGIVMKSQFVDNIYVGNALIDMYGKCGSLDDAKKVLATMPEKDCVSWNSVVTACAANGMVFEALEFLNRMASDKLTPNLVSWSAVLGGFSRNGYDDEVIELLFRMQAVGFEPNARTLASVLPACARLQRLSLGREIHGYITRHGFMSNPFLVNGLVDMYRKCGDMRSAMEMFLNFSMKSSVSFNTMISGYCENGDISNARELFDNMELMGVEKDVTSWNSIISGYVSNSLFDEALCLFRESLGEGIEPDSFTLGSVLTACADMKSLRQGKEIHSHALIRGLQSNTFVGGALIEMYCRCHELLAAHRCFDEVRERDITTWNTLISGYSRCNQIEKIPIFLQRMKEDGFKPNLYTWNGIIVGHVENNHLDLAMELFSEMQASNLKPDKYTVGIVLSACSRLATIKRGKQVHANSIRCGNDSDVYIGAALVDMYAKCGSLKYAFLAYNRISNPNLVSHNAMLTAYAMHGYGEKGIALFRRVLEDGFRPDSVTFLSVLSSCVHVGSVELGYEFFDLMSSFNVKPTLKHYTCIVDLLSRACKLNEAYEFTQRLPMEPDSVLWGALLGGCVLCGNVELGKVAAQKLIELEPDNTGNYVVLANLYAYAGRWYDLAKMRELMKDRGMQKSPGCSWIEDRDETHVFLASDKSHNRAREIYDTLEILHLHMKVDFTTSL; from the exons ATGTCTGCTCACCCATTGGAACTACTCAGTACTCactcaccaccaccaccatcattTCCAAGATATGGTTCCACTACTACTACTCACTCTCACAACCTCACTACCCTCTCCTTTCCAAGACCTGACCAACCCATCTCCATTTCCTACTCATTTGACCAACCACTCAATTCCACTTCTTATGCTTCTCTTCTTGACTCCTGTAAATGCCCATATTTGGGGAAGCAGATTCATTCTCACTCTGTCAAAAATGGGTTTTTGGGGCATGAGTTTGTGGAAACTAAGCTTCTCCAGATGTATGGGAGATGCGGTTGTTTGGAGCAAGCATACGTGTTGTTCGATAAAATGCCCCAAAGAAACTTG AATGCTTGGACAGCCCTTTTGGGCGTAAATGTTGATCTGGGGTTCTTCAGAGAAGCTCTTTCACTCCTTTTAGAATTTCAATTTGAGGATATGGGGTTGGATTTTTTTGTGTTTCCAGTTTTGTTTAAGATTAGTATTGGTCTTGGGGCACTGGAATTAGGTAAACAACTCCATGGGATTGTAATGAAATCTCAGTTTGTTGATAACATTTATGTTGGTAATGCTTTGATCGATATGTATGGAAAGTGTGGAAGCTTAGATGATGCCAAGAAAGTTTTAGCAACAATGCCAGAAAAGGATTGTGTTTCATGGAATTCTGTTGTTACTGCTTGTGCTGCCAATGGTATGGTGTTTGAGGCTTTGGAGTTTTTGAATAGAATGGCTTCGGATAAGTTAACGCCTAATCTTGTTTCGTGGAGCGCGGTTCTTGGAGGCTTTTCTCGGAATGGTTATGATGATGAAGTCATAGAGTTGTTGTTTAGAATGCAAGCAGTAGGATTTGAGCCAAATGCAAGAACATTGGCCAGTGTCCTTCCAGCCTGCGCAAGACTACAACGGCTAAGTCTTGGCAGAGAAATCCATGGCTATATTACTAGGCATGGATTTATGTCAAACCCTTTTCTTGTTAATGGATTGGTTGATATGTATAGAAAGTGTGGTGATATGAGAAGCGCTATGGAGATGTTTTTGAACTTCTCAATGAAGAGTAGTGTCTCTTTTAATACAATGATTTCCGGGTATTGTGAGAATGGTGATATCTCAAATGCCAGGGAATTATTTGATAATATGGAATTGATGGGTGTTGAGAAGGATGTAACTTCCTGGAACTCTATAATTTCAGGGTATGTCAGTAACTCCTTGTTTGATGAAGCATTGTGTCTATTTCGAGAATCGCTTGGGGAAGGGATAGAACCTGATTCTTTTACACTAGGCAGTGTTCTTACAGCTTGTGCTGATATGAAATCTTTGAGACAAGGGAAAGAGATACATTCTCATGCCCTTATTAGGGGTTTGCAATCAAACACTTTTGTGGGTGGTGCCCTTATAGAAATGTATTGTAGATGCCATGAACTACTGGCTGCACATAGGTGTTTTGATGAAGTTAGGGAAAGGGATATCACTACTTGGAACACTTTGATATCGGGCTATTCTCGCTGCAATCAAATAGAAAAAATCCCAATATTTCTTCAAAGGATGAAGGAAGATGGCTTTAAGCCAAATTTATACACTTGGAATGGTATAATTGTTGGCCATGTTGAAAATAATCATCTTGATTTAGCCATGGAATTGTTCTCTGAAATGCAGGCTTCAAATTTGAAGCCTGACAAATACACCGTCGGTATTGTTTTATCAGCTTGTTCGAGGCTGGCTACTATAAAGCGCGGTAAGCAAGTTCACGCAAATTCTATCAGATGTGGGAATGATTCTGATGTTTACATAGGAGCAGCACTTGTAGACATGTATGCAAAATGTGGAAGCTTAAAGTATGCATTTTTGGCTTATAACAGGATCTCAAATCCTAATTTGGTATCCCACAATGCCATGCTTACTGCTTATGCAATGCATGGTTATGGCGAGAAAGGAATCGCCTTATTTCGCAGAGTGTTAGAAGATGGATTTAGACCAGACTCTGTGACATTCCTATCGGTTCTTTCTTCATGTGTCCATGTTGGATCAGTTGAGTTGGGCTATGAGTTCTTCGATTTGATGAGCTCTTTCAATGTTAAACCGACGCTTAAACACTATACATGTATTGTCGATCTTCTAAGTCGAGCATGTAAACTTAATGAAGCTTATGAATTTACTCAAAGACTGCCAATGGAGCCTGATTCGGTTTTGTGGGGTGCTTTGCTTGGAGGCTGTGTTCTGTGTGGTAATGTTGAGTTGGGAAAAGTTGCAGCACAGAAGCTAATAGAGTTGGAACCAGATAATACCGGAAACTATGTTGTGTTAGCTAACTTATATGCCTATGCAGGAAGGTGGTATGATCTAGCTAAAATGAGAGAGTTAATGAAGGATAGAGGAATGCAAAAGAGCCCTGGATGTAGTTGGATTGAAGATAGAGATGAAACTCATGTTTTTCTTGCTAGTGATAAATCTCACAATAGAGCAAGAGAGATATATGATACTTTAGAAATTTTGCATTTGCACATGAAAGTGGATTTTACAACTAGTTTGTGA
- the LOC115715591 gene encoding dof zinc finger protein DOF4.6, giving the protein MDTAHWPPQGIGVVNNNNNNNNNKPRMELGSNNNNSSNDIIIKSSSNNNMLGSSDQRRNITRPQKDQAVNCPRCNSTNTKFCYYNNYSLTQPRYFCKTCRRYWTEGGSLRNVPVGGGSRKNKRSSSSSSPSPLTTSSPPSSSSSLQTKKLHHHHDLLPLPFTFPNIITHQQQQQQQQNPKNNQGQDLNLTFPPQPSDHHYHHHHHDINTLSRFVHVDQNPNIDTTTTTTTTTTTTSSSVQQQLSAMELLKTGMASRGLMSSFMAMPPANNSDHNHNNGFSLGGEFKPNNNNNNNNSSSLGFDLDHGYGQEHHQTGFGSGQDHINGARLLFPNNHQNHQDMKQVSTTTSGRGERDNNQDHSNNNSNGYWNGMLGGGSW; this is encoded by the exons atggACACAGCTCACTGGCCTCCTCAG gGTATTGGAGtggttaataataataataataataataataataaacccaGAATGGAATTAGGttcaaacaacaacaacagctcgaatgatattattattaagagtagtagtaataataatatgttaggATCATCAGATCAGAGAAGAAATATTACAAGGCCACAAAAAGATCAAGCTGTGAATTGTCCAAGGTGCAATTCAACCAACACAAAATTCTGTTACTACAACAATTACAGCTTAACTCAACCAAGATACTTTTGCAAAACTTGTAGAAGGTATTGGACTGAAGGTGGTTCTTTGAGAAATGTTCCAGTGGGTGGAGGTTCACGCAAGAACAAAAgatcctcatcatcatcatcaccatcaccATTAACAACATCATCaccaccttcttcttcttcttctttacaaacaaaaaaacttcatcatcatcatgattTATTACCATTACCATTTACTTTCCCTAATATAATtactcatcaacaacaacaacaacaacaacaaaaccccaaaaataacCAAGGTCAAGATCTTAACCTCACTTTCCCACCTCAACCGTccgatcatcattatcatcatcatcatcatgataTAAACACGCTCTCAAGATTTGTCCACGTGGATCAAAACCCTAATATTGACACAACAACGACGacgacaacaacaacaacaacaacgagTTCATCAGTACAACAACAACTCTCGGCTATGGAGCTTTTGAAGACTGGTATGGCTTCAAGAGGATTAATGAGCTCCTTCATGGCCATGCCACCGGCTAATAATTCTGATCATAATCATAATAATGGGTTTTCTTTGGGAGGTGAGTTCaaacctaataataataataataataataattcttcaTCTCTTGGCTTTGATCTGGATCACGGGTACGGGCAAGAACATCATCAAACCGGGTTCGGGTCGGGTCAAGATCATATCAATGGTGCTAGGCTTCTGTTTCCAAACAATCATCAGAATCATCAAGATATGAAGCAAGTTTCAACAACTACAAGTGGTAGAGGAGAAAGAGATAATAATCAAGATCatagtaataataattcaaatggATATTGGAATGGAATGTTAGGTGGTGGATCTTGGTGA